The following are from one region of the Marinomonas sp. CT5 genome:
- a CDS encoding DMT family transporter, producing MAFLYLLLVLIWSTGFITGKLIVGLIDPNVFLSVRFVLSGLLFLTIALWQRRRFPEWQELPKHIIAGMLMNGFYLGFAYVAIAKGLPAGVMALIGALQPAMVTLLAFLLIKEKTSMKGVMGMLVGIVGLALVVSPALELDMTHGGVTLLTFTLACAAIFTLSLGVTYQKMSISSSDIFSSMAIQNLAASVVSIGFMLLLGETLFKVQFESFLLVIWGVLVLSGGGVFLMVWLLRKVRASQVTTMLLLAPPLAAVESYFLFSESMTMIQIIGFVITIVGVYFSRAKPSEK from the coding sequence ATGGCATTTTTATACCTGCTCTTGGTGTTAATCTGGTCCACCGGCTTTATCACGGGCAAACTCATTGTCGGTCTGATTGATCCCAACGTTTTTTTAAGCGTTCGTTTTGTCCTTTCTGGTTTATTATTTCTCACTATCGCCCTGTGGCAACGTCGACGTTTTCCTGAGTGGCAGGAATTACCTAAGCATATTATTGCGGGTATGCTGATGAATGGCTTTTATTTAGGCTTCGCATACGTTGCGATTGCGAAAGGTCTGCCCGCAGGCGTTATGGCGCTCATTGGCGCGTTGCAGCCTGCTATGGTGACCTTGCTGGCCTTTTTGCTAATCAAAGAGAAGACATCCATGAAAGGTGTCATGGGGATGTTGGTAGGCATTGTGGGGCTCGCACTGGTTGTCAGTCCAGCACTAGAGTTAGACATGACTCATGGTGGTGTGACTTTGCTGACGTTTACCTTAGCTTGTGCTGCGATATTTACCCTGTCTCTTGGTGTGACTTATCAAAAAATGTCCATTTCATCGTCTGATATTTTTAGTTCTATGGCGATACAAAACCTGGCCGCCAGTGTGGTGTCTATTGGTTTTATGTTGCTGCTGGGCGAGACGTTATTTAAAGTCCAATTCGAGTCGTTCTTGCTCGTTATATGGGGCGTGCTGGTTTTGTCGGGAGGTGGTGTTTTCTTGATGGTGTGGCTATTGAGAAAAGTCAGAGCATCCCAGGTGACGACTATGTTATTACTGGCACCACCCTTGGCCGCAGTAGAAAGTTACTTTTTATTTAGTGAATCTATGACCATGATTCAGATTATCGGCTTTGTGATAACGATTGTTGGTGTGTATTTCAGTCGAGCAAAGCCAAGCGAGAAATAG
- a CDS encoding asparaginase domain-containing protein, with amino-acid sequence MKIYIAYTGGTIGMVPSDQGLIPDAAFADHLTQHLNEADELSHDFVISSYPELIDSSNATPKDWQTIARDIESKWHEFDAFVVLHGTDTMAYTSAALTLMFAHSDKPIIVTGSQVPMYKVRTDAMINVMGAISACEEGVNGVYLFFAGRLIEGDRAHKAHTSDWQAFSSPNCPERGVLGIDWRWRSVELMKPPMQVLIPEMREGCVTILPVYPGVQASHWQGLLGDSVKGAVLLSYGAGNAPDKDPALLALLKSASERGVVIVNVSQCGAGSVAAGAYAAGSALVEAGVISGTDMTYEAAFVTLNFLIGLGLSSEEVKRRFS; translated from the coding sequence ATGAAAATTTATATTGCCTACACTGGTGGCACGATTGGTATGGTGCCTTCAGACCAAGGCTTGATCCCCGATGCGGCGTTTGCTGATCATCTTACCCAACATTTAAATGAAGCTGATGAACTTAGTCATGACTTTGTCATCTCAAGCTACCCAGAATTAATTGATTCCTCAAATGCGACACCAAAAGATTGGCAAACCATCGCTCGAGATATTGAAAGCAAATGGCATGAATTCGATGCCTTTGTTGTTTTACATGGCACAGACACCATGGCTTACACTTCAGCGGCCTTGACGTTAATGTTTGCCCACAGCGATAAACCTATCATAGTAACTGGCTCGCAAGTGCCTATGTACAAGGTGCGAACCGATGCCATGATTAATGTGATGGGCGCCATTTCCGCTTGTGAAGAAGGCGTTAATGGTGTGTATTTGTTTTTCGCTGGACGCTTGATTGAGGGAGATCGTGCCCATAAAGCGCACACCAGTGATTGGCAAGCTTTCAGCTCGCCAAACTGCCCAGAGCGTGGGGTCTTGGGGATCGATTGGCGTTGGCGATCCGTGGAACTGATGAAGCCGCCCATGCAGGTTCTGATTCCTGAGATGAGAGAAGGCTGTGTCACCATTTTGCCGGTTTACCCTGGCGTTCAGGCTTCCCATTGGCAAGGGCTATTGGGCGATAGTGTCAAAGGCGCTGTGCTATTAAGTTATGGCGCAGGTAACGCTCCAGACAAAGACCCAGCACTTTTGGCCTTGCTGAAATCGGCTTCTGAACGTGGTGTGGTGATTGTGAATGTCAGTCAATGTGGTGCTGGTAGTGTGGCAGCGGGGGCTTATGCCGCGGGTTCTGCCTTAGTTGAAGCTGGGGTGATCTCAGGCACAGATATGACCTACGAAGCCGCGTTTGTGACGCTGAATTTTTTGATCGGTTTAGGCCTTTCGAGTGAAGAAGTAAAAAGACGTTTTTCTTAA
- the argS gene encoding arginine--tRNA ligase, producing the protein MNIQTLLNQRIQAAMVAAGASDTAQALVRQSAKVQFGDYQANGIMGAAKALKMNPRDFAQATLDKLDLSDLAEKVEIAGPGFINIFLKNVWLSKELTQLRTSERLDVNPVDAPETVVVDYSSPNLAKEMHVGHLRSTVIGDAVVRTLEFFGHHVVRQNHVGDWGTQFGMLLAYMERLRSENATISMALSDLETFYRAAKTCFDEDDAFATRSRELVVALQSGDEECLALWDEFINISLTHCEETYKMLGVSLERQHVMPESAYNDDLANVVNELKEQDLLQESNGAQCVFMEEFANKDGEITPIIVQKTGGGFLYATTDLAAVRFRQHTLNANRVLYFVDARQSLHFQQIFTLSRKAGFVKPETQLEHMPFGTVMGSDGKPFKTRSGGVAKLSSLLEEAQERAYQLVASKNPEMEEEELRNIGRVVGIASVKYADLSKNRTSDYVFNWDSMLSFEGNTAPYLLYAYSRVASIVKRSEIDVANLTGEISIDEPQERALAVKLCQFEEAIQQVANDGMPHFLCAYLYDLAGTFMTFYEACPILNAEDDVKNSRLQLALNTASTLKLGLSLLGIETLERM; encoded by the coding sequence GTGAATATTCAAACACTTCTAAATCAACGCATTCAAGCGGCTATGGTTGCCGCTGGCGCGTCTGATACGGCACAAGCGTTAGTGCGTCAATCTGCAAAAGTTCAATTTGGTGATTATCAAGCCAACGGTATCATGGGCGCGGCAAAAGCCTTGAAAATGAATCCACGTGATTTTGCTCAAGCCACATTAGATAAATTAGACCTGTCTGACCTTGCTGAAAAAGTGGAAATCGCAGGACCTGGTTTTATCAATATTTTCTTGAAGAACGTGTGGTTGAGCAAAGAACTGACGCAATTGCGCACAAGCGAACGTCTTGATGTCAATCCTGTTGATGCACCAGAAACGGTTGTGGTGGATTATTCTTCCCCCAACCTTGCGAAAGAAATGCACGTTGGACACCTTCGTTCAACGGTGATTGGTGATGCCGTTGTTCGTACGTTAGAGTTTTTTGGTCATCATGTGGTGCGTCAAAACCATGTGGGTGATTGGGGCACGCAGTTTGGTATGTTGTTGGCGTATATGGAGCGTTTACGTTCTGAAAATGCCACCATCAGCATGGCGCTTTCGGATCTAGAAACCTTTTACCGCGCGGCGAAAACCTGCTTCGATGAGGATGACGCTTTTGCTACTCGCTCTCGTGAGTTGGTGGTGGCGTTGCAGTCTGGAGATGAAGAGTGTTTGGCGCTTTGGGATGAGTTTATCAACATCTCTCTGACGCACTGTGAAGAGACATACAAAATGCTTGGTGTGTCTTTGGAGCGTCAGCACGTGATGCCAGAAAGTGCTTACAACGATGACTTAGCCAATGTGGTTAATGAACTGAAAGAACAAGATTTGTTGCAAGAATCCAATGGCGCACAGTGTGTCTTCATGGAAGAGTTTGCAAACAAAGACGGTGAAATCACACCGATTATCGTACAAAAGACCGGTGGCGGTTTCCTATATGCCACAACGGATTTGGCAGCGGTACGTTTCCGTCAGCATACTTTGAATGCGAATCGTGTTTTGTACTTTGTGGATGCACGTCAGTCTTTGCATTTCCAGCAAATTTTCACCTTGTCTCGTAAGGCAGGCTTTGTGAAACCTGAAACACAATTAGAGCACATGCCGTTTGGTACTGTGATGGGCAGTGATGGCAAACCATTCAAAACCCGTTCTGGCGGTGTGGCGAAATTGTCTTCTTTATTGGAAGAAGCGCAAGAGCGTGCGTATCAACTAGTGGCCTCTAAGAATCCAGAAATGGAGGAAGAAGAGCTGCGTAACATCGGTCGAGTGGTTGGTATTGCGTCGGTTAAATACGCGGATTTATCGAAGAACCGTACCAGTGATTATGTCTTTAATTGGGACTCTATGTTGAGTTTCGAAGGCAACACGGCACCTTACTTGTTGTATGCTTATTCTCGTGTGGCAAGTATTGTGAAGCGTTCAGAAATCGATGTGGCTAATTTGACAGGCGAGATTTCGATCGACGAGCCACAAGAGCGTGCTTTGGCGGTTAAGTTATGTCAGTTTGAAGAAGCTATTCAACAAGTCGCTAACGATGGTATGCCGCATTTCTTATGTGCTTACTTGTACGATTTAGCAGGAACCTTCATGACGTTCTATGAAGCTTGTCCTATTTTGAATGCCGAAGACGACGTGAAAAACAGTCGCTTACAGTTGGCGTTGAATACCGCTTCAACCTTGAAACTTGGCTTGTCTTTGTTGGGAATTGAAACCCTAGAGCGCATGTAA
- the ilvA gene encoding threonine ammonia-lyase, biosynthetic encodes MPHTMIKKILQARVYDVAVETPLSRANQLSNRLGNEIILKREDLQPVFSFKIRGAYNKICQLTPEERARGVIAASAGNHAQGLALAAKKLGIQATIVMPATTPEVKVSAVRNHGAEVVLFGDAFDEASAKSREIMDKTGQVYVHPFDDLDTIAGQGTIGMEILHQHEGNIDAVFVPVGGGGLIAGVAAYIKYLRPDIKVIGVEPEDAACLKIALEKGEPTRLPTVGIFAEGVAVAEIGKNTFAIAKDTVDEVITVTTDEMCAAIKDIYDDTRAITEPAGACALAGLKKYIEREDAKGQTLIAINSGANVNFDRLRHVSERAELGEKREAIIAVKIPEHPGSFKDFCQALVGRNITEFNYRYGDDQEAVIFVGVALGGSPHSRKELLEDLKEYEIVDLTDDETAKVHVRHMIGGHLRSEKGELLYSFEFPERPGALLKFLNTLGGQWNISMFHYRNHGDAYGRVLVGLQAVGEETDVTHYLDELGYPYQDENNNDACKLFFR; translated from the coding sequence ATGCCTCATACCATGATCAAAAAGATTCTACAGGCGCGCGTTTATGACGTTGCCGTAGAAACACCACTGTCTCGTGCCAATCAATTGTCAAATCGATTGGGCAACGAGATTATTTTGAAGCGAGAAGACTTACAGCCGGTTTTCTCCTTCAAAATTCGTGGGGCATACAACAAGATTTGCCAATTAACACCAGAAGAACGTGCTCGTGGCGTGATTGCCGCTTCAGCGGGAAACCATGCGCAAGGCTTGGCGTTAGCGGCTAAAAAGTTGGGGATTCAAGCCACTATCGTGATGCCCGCGACGACGCCTGAAGTAAAAGTGAGTGCGGTTCGTAATCACGGTGCTGAAGTGGTGTTATTTGGTGATGCTTTTGATGAAGCGTCAGCTAAGTCTCGTGAGATCATGGATAAGACAGGTCAGGTGTATGTTCATCCATTTGACGACTTAGACACCATCGCCGGTCAAGGCACGATTGGCATGGAAATTCTTCACCAGCATGAAGGCAACATTGATGCGGTTTTTGTACCTGTTGGTGGCGGTGGTTTAATCGCCGGGGTTGCCGCATACATTAAGTATCTTCGCCCTGATATTAAGGTGATTGGCGTGGAGCCAGAAGACGCAGCCTGCTTGAAAATTGCTCTGGAAAAAGGCGAACCAACGCGCTTGCCAACAGTCGGTATTTTTGCGGAAGGCGTCGCTGTGGCGGAAATTGGTAAAAATACCTTTGCGATTGCCAAGGACACAGTAGATGAAGTCATCACGGTAACCACTGATGAAATGTGCGCTGCGATTAAAGATATCTACGATGATACTCGCGCTATTACTGAACCGGCTGGTGCTTGTGCTTTGGCCGGCTTGAAGAAATACATTGAACGTGAGGATGCGAAAGGCCAAACGCTTATCGCGATCAACAGTGGTGCCAATGTTAATTTCGACCGCTTGCGTCATGTGTCTGAACGTGCCGAATTGGGTGAGAAGCGTGAAGCCATTATTGCTGTGAAGATTCCTGAGCATCCAGGCAGTTTTAAAGACTTCTGCCAAGCCTTGGTGGGTCGTAATATCACGGAATTTAACTATCGTTACGGCGATGATCAAGAAGCGGTCATTTTCGTTGGTGTTGCTTTGGGCGGCAGTCCTCATAGTCGAAAAGAGTTATTAGAAGACTTAAAAGAATACGAAATTGTTGATTTGACCGATGACGAAACGGCTAAAGTGCATGTTCGCCATATGATTGGTGGGCATTTACGCAGTGAAAAAGGTGAGTTGTTATACAGCTTTGAATTTCCTGAGCGCCCAGGTGCTTTGTTGAAATTCTTGAACACATTGGGCGGGCAGTGGAATATTTCCATGTTCCATTACCGCAATCATGGTGATGCCTATGGTCGTGTTTTAGTTGGCCTGCAAGCCGTTGGGGAAGAAACCGATGTTACCCATTATTTGGATGAATTGGGTTATCCCTACCAAGATGAAAATAACAACGACGCTTGTAAGCTGTTCTTTCGCTAA
- the rpiA gene encoding ribose-5-phosphate isomerase RpiA, whose amino-acid sequence MTQDELKQAVAEAAVSYILPMLEADTIVGVGTGSTANLFIDELAKHKSLFDGTVASSEASAERLKKQGIPVYDLNSVDSIRVYVDGADESNDNLHLIKGGGAALTREKIVAACSDEFVCIADESKLVKVLGDFPLPVEIIPMARGHVARELVKLGGDPVYREGVVTDNGNHILDVYNLEILDPIALEKSIDGIVGVVTNGLFAKRSADILLLGTKDGIKTIKK is encoded by the coding sequence ATGACGCAAGACGAACTCAAACAAGCCGTTGCTGAGGCGGCTGTTTCTTACATTTTGCCTATGCTTGAAGCAGACACCATTGTGGGTGTTGGTACTGGCTCCACAGCGAATCTATTCATCGATGAACTGGCTAAACACAAAAGCCTCTTTGATGGCACTGTGGCAAGCTCTGAAGCGTCAGCAGAACGCTTAAAAAAACAGGGCATTCCTGTCTATGATCTAAACAGCGTTGACAGTATTCGCGTATATGTTGATGGTGCCGATGAATCCAATGACAACCTACATTTGATCAAAGGTGGCGGTGCCGCGCTGACTCGTGAAAAAATCGTCGCGGCTTGCAGTGATGAGTTTGTTTGTATTGCAGACGAATCTAAACTGGTAAAAGTGCTAGGCGACTTCCCTCTTCCAGTTGAGATCATTCCAATGGCACGCGGCCATGTTGCGCGCGAGCTAGTGAAATTGGGCGGCGACCCGGTTTATCGTGAAGGCGTGGTAACCGACAACGGCAACCATATTCTTGACGTCTACAACCTAGAAATTCTTGATCCAATCGCGCTGGAAAAAAGCATCGACGGCATAGTCGGCGTGGTAACCAATGGGTTATTTGCGAAACGCTCTGCGGACATTTTATTGTTAGGAACCAAAGACGGTATCAAAACAATTAAAAAATAA
- a CDS encoding zinc transporter ZntB, with the protein MSAFVVHNLELNGEGGATSLPVSELPNVLPEEGCRWVHLDCREEEGYDWLCRLEGIPETAVEALYAEETRPRAVKMGNGLLLTLRGVNLNPESNPSDMVALRLWVTPHFIISSRRRKLLSVQDVVKDLANNEGPTNTGDIVATLTETLTDRMSKVITDLEDELADLEESIGEGVEAGQRDSLVQRRLETIRLRRFLVPQKEAINKLSQEALTWMTVDQIAQVQEAANDITRYVEGLESLRERCLLMQEEFANLQAEKMNARMYVLSILSGIFMPLGFLTGLFGINIGGMPGTDNGSAFWLFCAVLVVLGGGQFLVMRKSRWF; encoded by the coding sequence ATGTCTGCGTTTGTTGTGCACAACTTAGAGCTTAATGGTGAAGGTGGCGCTACATCGTTACCTGTTTCAGAGTTACCTAATGTTTTACCCGAAGAAGGTTGTCGTTGGGTGCATTTAGATTGCCGTGAAGAAGAAGGCTATGATTGGTTATGTCGTTTAGAGGGCATTCCTGAAACGGCTGTTGAGGCACTGTATGCCGAGGAAACGCGTCCCCGTGCGGTGAAAATGGGCAATGGCTTGTTACTGACATTGCGTGGCGTGAATTTAAACCCTGAATCAAACCCTTCAGATATGGTGGCTTTGCGTCTTTGGGTCACGCCACATTTTATTATTTCTAGCCGACGTCGAAAGTTGCTGTCAGTACAAGATGTCGTCAAAGATTTGGCAAATAATGAAGGGCCGACCAATACCGGCGATATTGTAGCAACGCTGACGGAAACACTAACGGATCGTATGTCAAAGGTGATTACTGACTTAGAAGATGAATTGGCAGATTTAGAAGAAAGTATCGGTGAAGGCGTCGAAGCGGGACAACGAGACTCGCTGGTACAGCGTCGCTTAGAAACCATCCGTCTGAGACGATTCTTGGTGCCGCAAAAAGAGGCGATCAATAAGCTATCTCAGGAAGCACTTACTTGGATGACAGTGGATCAAATTGCTCAAGTACAAGAGGCGGCTAACGACATTACTCGTTATGTGGAAGGCTTGGAATCTTTACGTGAGCGCTGTTTGTTGATGCAAGAAGAGTTTGCTAACTTGCAGGCGGAAAAGATGAATGCTCGCATGTATGTATTGTCCATTCTGTCGGGTATTTTTATGCCGCTGGGTTTCTTAACCGGGCTGTTCGGTATCAATATTGGCGGTATGCCAGGCACAGATAATGGCTCGGCGTTTTGGTTGTTTTGTGCTGTGCTTGTGGTGTTAGGTGGTGGGCAGTTCTTGGTGATGAGAAAAAGTCGTTGGTTCTAA
- a CDS encoding class 1 fructose-bisphosphatase — protein sequence MQNLPDVLAASATPKTLQDVLTVTTDTCIAISDALKQGSLAGILGMAGNENVQGEEQKKLDVISNDMLKEALVACPSVRAIASEEEDYIVPANTQGEYFIAFDPLDGSSNIDINAMVGTIFSIYRQTGDKPAVEEDFLIPGKEQVAAGYVLYGPSTMLVLTTGDGVNMFTYDPTKNVFTLTNQNVQVGKDTQEFAINMSNQRFWSTNMQNYVNDLVKGKEGIRDKNFNMRWVAAMVGDVHRILCRGGIFIYPWDNKDPSKAGKLRLMYEANPMAMLLEQAGGKAHTHTQRILDIQPEAIHQRVAVILGAANEVDKCLSY from the coding sequence ATGCAAAACCTACCTGATGTTTTAGCTGCCAGCGCAACACCGAAAACATTACAAGATGTATTAACGGTCACAACAGACACTTGCATTGCCATTTCAGATGCACTTAAACAAGGCTCGTTGGCAGGTATTTTAGGCATGGCTGGCAACGAAAATGTTCAAGGAGAGGAACAAAAGAAATTAGATGTCATCTCTAACGACATGTTAAAAGAAGCTCTGGTTGCTTGCCCTTCAGTTCGAGCCATTGCTTCAGAAGAAGAAGACTACATTGTGCCAGCCAACACACAGGGTGAATACTTCATCGCTTTTGATCCACTAGATGGCTCCTCTAACATAGACATCAATGCAATGGTCGGTACTATCTTTTCCATCTATCGTCAGACTGGCGACAAGCCTGCCGTGGAAGAGGACTTCCTAATTCCTGGCAAAGAGCAAGTAGCCGCAGGCTACGTGCTGTATGGCCCATCAACCATGCTGGTTCTTACCACTGGTGATGGTGTCAATATGTTCACTTACGATCCAACCAAAAACGTATTCACACTGACCAATCAAAATGTTCAAGTAGGCAAAGACACACAAGAGTTTGCTATCAACATGTCAAACCAGCGCTTCTGGTCTACTAACATGCAGAACTATGTGAATGATTTAGTAAAAGGCAAAGAAGGCATCCGCGATAAGAACTTTAATATGCGCTGGGTTGCCGCCATGGTGGGTGATGTTCACCGTATCCTTTGTCGTGGCGGTATCTTCATCTACCCTTGGGACAACAAAGACCCATCAAAAGCAGGTAAATTACGCTTAATGTACGAAGCAAACCCAATGGCCATGCTCTTAGAGCAAGCTGGCGGTAAAGCTCACACTCACACACAACGTATTCTTGATATCCAGCCAGAAGCAATTCATCAGCGTGTGGCCGTGATTTTAGGCGCAGCAAACGAAGTGGATAAGTGCCTAAGTTATTAA
- the wrbA gene encoding NAD(P)H:quinone oxidoreductase, whose amino-acid sequence MTKVLVLYYSSYGHIEAMANEIAEGARSTGAQVDIKRVPELMPEDVAKNSGVKLDQDAPVAKPDDLVNYDAVIFGSPTRFGNMASQMRNFLDMTGGLWAQGKLVGKVGSVFTSTGTGGGNETTVQSFHTTLFHHGFVVVGLPYSCPELADISEVKGGSPLGAGTIAGADGGRMPSDKEIAMARFQGKHVAEIAAKLSA is encoded by the coding sequence ATGACAAAAGTATTAGTTCTGTACTACTCAAGTTATGGTCATATTGAAGCGATGGCAAATGAAATAGCTGAGGGAGCTCGCAGTACGGGGGCTCAGGTCGATATTAAACGAGTGCCTGAATTGATGCCCGAAGACGTTGCTAAAAACTCTGGTGTGAAGCTTGATCAAGATGCTCCGGTAGCCAAACCAGATGACTTGGTAAATTATGATGCCGTGATTTTTGGCTCGCCAACGCGCTTTGGCAATATGGCATCTCAAATGAGAAACTTTTTGGATATGACAGGTGGCTTATGGGCGCAAGGTAAGCTTGTGGGCAAAGTGGGTAGTGTCTTCACATCCACTGGTACGGGTGGTGGTAATGAAACCACGGTACAGTCTTTCCATACCACTTTATTCCATCATGGCTTTGTCGTTGTGGGTTTGCCTTATTCTTGTCCTGAGCTTGCTGATATTAGTGAAGTGAAAGGTGGTTCGCCATTGGGGGCCGGAACGATTGCAGGAGCAGATGGTGGTCGTATGCCCTCAGACAAAGAGATTGCGATGGCGCGATTCCAAGGCAAACATGTTGCTGAGATTGCGGCTAAGCTTAGCGCGTAA
- the sfsA gene encoding DNA/RNA nuclease SfsA: MKFPTPLIEGKLIKRYKRFLSDIELPNGDVVVAHCPNTGSMKRCQQDGARVWLSKSDNPKRKLAYTWELVEVDAQYLACINTGYPNKLVGEAIANGVVKELADYPEQKAEVKYGERSRIDWLLTGNDGRKCYVEVKNVTLLEEDGLGCFPDAVTDRGRKHLYELAKMVEEGHRAVMFFCVSHTGINSVTPAVHIDKKYAQAFVEVVAKGVEVIAYQVAIDSQEMKVVRSVPVVMPDL; this comes from the coding sequence GTGAAATTTCCAACACCCTTAATAGAAGGGAAATTGATTAAGCGCTATAAGCGTTTTTTGTCTGACATCGAGTTGCCAAACGGTGACGTTGTGGTGGCTCATTGCCCAAATACGGGCTCCATGAAACGATGTCAGCAGGATGGGGCTCGTGTTTGGCTATCTAAAAGTGATAACCCAAAGCGTAAGCTGGCTTATACCTGGGAGCTGGTGGAAGTCGACGCTCAGTATCTAGCGTGTATTAATACCGGTTACCCAAATAAGTTAGTCGGTGAAGCCATTGCAAATGGCGTGGTGAAAGAACTTGCTGACTACCCTGAACAAAAAGCGGAAGTGAAATACGGAGAGAGAAGCCGTATTGATTGGTTGCTCACAGGCAATGATGGTCGTAAATGCTACGTGGAAGTGAAAAACGTCACCTTATTAGAAGAGGACGGTTTGGGGTGTTTTCCAGATGCGGTGACGGATCGTGGTCGCAAACACTTATATGAACTGGCGAAGATGGTTGAAGAAGGTCATCGAGCAGTAATGTTCTTCTGTGTGAGCCATACAGGGATAAATTCAGTGACTCCAGCAGTTCATATAGATAAAAAGTATGCGCAGGCTTTTGTTGAAGTGGTAGCGAAAGGGGTGGAAGTGATTGCCTATCAAGTAGCGATTGATTCCCAAGAGATGAAAGTAGTGCGATCGGTGCCCGTGGTTATGCCAGATCTATGA
- a CDS encoding AraC family transcriptional regulator, whose amino-acid sequence MDTVRNVNQHFWSSKGIPFLTIRTTQNSTQSYKAHCHSELSIGIIESGTTQLTLPNNKMTLEIADMVLIEPNVVHSCNPLQGQPRSYHMLYIDNTWCCHLLSKLYGYKIKKYDCQHNLLPALDTEIKLSELIHAVLNQDNEETASRLERQVFNLVTRYCSPILEHEDESHLASELKTRLLQDITQAPSLDVIAKELGKPAETLIRRFKKHYGITPKSFLNNNRIEQAKILLRQGMSIVDVSAEVGFSDQSQLHRTFVNYTASTPRQYQQGTSIFDNIP is encoded by the coding sequence ATGGATACGGTTCGTAATGTTAATCAGCATTTTTGGAGTAGCAAGGGTATTCCATTCCTCACAATACGCACAACTCAAAACAGCACGCAAAGCTATAAAGCACACTGTCACTCCGAACTCTCCATTGGCATCATTGAGTCAGGTACAACACAGTTAACCCTACCAAACAATAAGATGACGCTTGAAATAGCGGACATGGTTCTTATTGAGCCCAACGTCGTTCACTCCTGTAATCCCTTGCAGGGTCAACCACGCAGTTACCACATGCTCTATATCGACAACACATGGTGCTGCCACTTGTTGTCAAAACTCTATGGTTACAAGATCAAAAAATACGACTGCCAGCACAATTTACTACCAGCCCTAGACACAGAGATAAAATTGTCGGAGCTAATCCATGCCGTGTTAAATCAAGACAACGAGGAAACAGCAAGCCGCCTAGAAAGGCAGGTGTTTAACCTAGTCACCCGCTATTGCTCTCCTATTCTGGAACATGAAGACGAAAGCCATTTAGCCAGTGAGCTAAAAACTCGACTCTTACAAGATATAACACAGGCTCCGTCCCTTGATGTCATAGCGAAAGAACTTGGCAAACCTGCGGAAACATTAATTCGCCGTTTTAAAAAGCATTATGGCATCACGCCAAAATCCTTTCTTAACAATAACCGCATCGAGCAAGCTAAGATTTTATTAAGACAAGGAATGAGCATAGTGGATGTCTCCGCGGAAGTTGGTTTTTCAGATCAGAGCCAACTGCATCGTACTTTTGTGAACTATACCGCTTCAACGCCTCGCCAATATCAACAAGGAACGTCAATTTTCGACAATATTCCCTGA
- a CDS encoding LysE family transporter translates to MSLTTLLPAAFPALALAHFVALLSPGQDFFLIIAHSIRHRLQGSRFICLGVALGNAIYIALVILGWANLRDNQMAFALIQAAGAIYLLWVGQKLLRSRKNNALLETGQETPPSAMHQLILGLNSALLNPKNALFYMSLMTVILGSEVTLIQQISCGVWMFLAVLFWDLFIATAIGRPQVQTYLKAYIHIVERVAGAILIGFGLTLFAGYFL, encoded by the coding sequence ATGTCACTCACAACCCTTCTTCCTGCGGCTTTTCCTGCATTAGCACTGGCCCACTTCGTCGCGTTATTAAGCCCAGGACAGGACTTTTTCCTAATCATTGCCCACTCTATTCGCCACCGATTACAAGGCAGTAGGTTTATCTGTCTTGGCGTCGCCCTAGGTAATGCGATTTATATCGCACTCGTCATACTGGGATGGGCAAACCTTCGAGATAATCAAATGGCTTTTGCATTGATTCAAGCCGCTGGTGCCATTTACCTTTTATGGGTCGGGCAAAAACTCCTACGCAGCAGAAAAAACAACGCGCTACTGGAAACCGGTCAAGAGACGCCACCCTCCGCCATGCACCAACTCATCCTCGGGTTAAACTCTGCTCTACTCAATCCTAAAAACGCTTTATTTTATATGAGCTTAATGACAGTCATCCTTGGCAGTGAGGTGACATTGATTCAACAAATCTCTTGCGGCGTATGGATGTTCCTTGCTGTGCTGTTTTGGGACTTATTTATCGCAACCGCCATCGGTCGCCCCCAGGTTCAAACCTATTTAAAAGCCTACATACACATAGTTGAGAGAGTGGCCGGCGCCATCCTAATAGGCTTTGGTCTGACCTTATTTGCGGGGTATTTTCTTTAA